A region from the Desulfosoma sp. genome encodes:
- a CDS encoding SO_0444 family Cu/Zn efflux transporter produces MEILFKILWESFRILAASAPYVLFGLAAAGCVRAFVPTSLVKRQLGGRGLGPIIKASLWGIPLPLCSCGVLPVAIDLRNQGVGKGPAAAFLVSVPETGVDSMAVTYALLGPVFTVIRPVAAFLTATVTGVLVSCVRDVKDSKTSGFCQCFTDDSKEQALSVRPWPRRLGEGFRYAFVDLLRDMGGWLLLGILLSGLIGVLVPEDFSRWISAGEGRSMLLMLIAGIPLYMCASASTPIGAVLMADGLSPGAALVFLLVGPATNAATLTVLNRFWGKAATTVYLLGVSSCSLFMGWLTNRFFEAFGIGVHPLGSLRVESGIDPVGGICAAVFVALWLWSVVAIRWSGLPQKSPSLSGVEDPCPSST; encoded by the coding sequence ATGGAAATTCTTTTCAAGATTCTATGGGAAAGTTTTCGAATCCTGGCGGCATCCGCCCCTTATGTGCTTTTTGGGCTTGCCGCGGCCGGATGCGTGCGGGCTTTCGTCCCGACGAGTCTGGTGAAACGGCAGCTGGGCGGAAGAGGGTTAGGCCCCATTATCAAGGCTTCGCTCTGGGGGATTCCCCTACCGCTCTGTTCGTGTGGTGTGCTTCCCGTTGCCATCGATCTTCGAAATCAAGGCGTTGGCAAAGGCCCCGCTGCGGCTTTTTTGGTTTCTGTGCCAGAAACAGGTGTGGATTCCATGGCTGTCACCTATGCACTCCTTGGGCCGGTGTTCACGGTGATTCGTCCCGTGGCCGCCTTTCTGACCGCAACGGTGACAGGGGTTCTGGTAAGCTGCGTTCGCGATGTCAAAGATTCCAAGACTTCTGGTTTTTGTCAGTGTTTCACGGATGACTCGAAGGAGCAAGCTCTATCCGTTCGTCCATGGCCTCGACGTCTTGGCGAAGGTTTTCGCTATGCCTTTGTCGACTTGCTCCGGGATATGGGTGGGTGGCTTTTGTTGGGAATTCTTCTTTCCGGTCTCATCGGCGTTCTGGTTCCGGAAGATTTCAGCCGATGGATCTCCGCCGGTGAAGGTCGATCCATGCTGCTCATGCTTATTGCAGGGATTCCCCTTTACATGTGTGCAAGCGCTTCAACTCCTATTGGCGCCGTGCTTATGGCCGACGGTCTTTCTCCAGGCGCAGCCTTGGTCTTTCTCCTTGTAGGTCCTGCCACCAATGCAGCGACTCTGACCGTGCTCAACCGTTTTTGGGGCAAAGCGGCAACGACGGTTTATCTTTTGGGCGTTTCTTCCTGTTCGCTTTTCATGGGATGGCTCACCAACCGATTTTTCGAAGCCTTTGGCATTGGCGTGCATCCACTGGGGAGCTTGCGCGTGGAGTCGGGGATTGATCCCGTGGGTGGCATCTGTGCAGCTGTTTTTGTTGCACTCTGGTTGTGGTCCGTGGTGGCGATACGCTGGTCAGGCCTTCCCCAAAAAAGTCCATCCTTGAGCGGGGTCGAGGATCCATGTCCTTCCAGCACCTGA
- a CDS encoding YdbL family protein, which yields MRRITLLALFVPTLLGLVLMSHNGWADDIKARMLARLPIINQLKAQGLVGENNRGFLEFRGGDRPHADVVEAENQDRAMVYSTIAARNNTTPEIVGRARAAQIAANEPAGYWIQDPDGTWHRK from the coding sequence ATGCGCCGAATCACATTGCTTGCCCTTTTCGTGCCGACCCTACTGGGCCTGGTTCTTATGAGCCACAATGGCTGGGCCGATGACATCAAAGCTCGTATGTTGGCTCGTTTACCCATTATCAATCAACTCAAGGCTCAAGGTTTGGTGGGTGAAAACAATAGGGGATTCTTGGAATTCCGGGGTGGCGATAGGCCGCATGCCGATGTGGTTGAAGCCGAGAATCAAGATCGAGCCATGGTGTACTCGACCATTGCGGCGCGCAACAACACCACGCCCGAGATTGTGGGTCGAGCACGGGCTGCGCAAATTGCCGCCAACGAGCCTGCCGGGTATTGGATACAGGATCCTGATGGCACCTGGCACCGCAAATAG
- a CDS encoding YdbH domain-containing protein yields the protein MPQDAASPSRPVASRAGRTLRILALVGLVVLLLWCGLSHLLLWLGRNLALPMLQRALAGATLEVDLRRLDLAGLETGMFRLGTEGGLRWRAARVDWTLPGVLRGRLDRVELLGVEIQPAHDERGWHVPGLDFSSAPGHGGNRSFIRAIAEVTAQGQILLPEETRLVIPFSGHGRLDPHLLEFHSSLIVAGQELALTLEADPKLGSGRLAFQLPQLSLARLTALFPKLNVPVSGHIAADLEALLSPQQFPRLHGRVHVDSAVAAFDFGRIAQKGRLELNFSWEDSPAFSLSPLFLESPWPMVLTVRKPMVAADLKSLSCSWEAAWTSWPGMALEEPLLIKGDLHGARSTTGWMARLTGESQAFQGRWPGFSNVGVHAEPLSFVVEINHEDVETKLHAVISAPKLTLTRDSVRADLKGLRLEFRGSFDAASHHARVVFSVAGLEGDVSGFSMTGTELTGHVDAIFQETMSINALLDATLRARFQETIAEVGLHLPLSWPDPSSKAGRLDLTAAWKNVDLARIDGVLKQNKAGLDLDGTIFFPLVKGRGSVKAHVSPLVLQESTLQIRAFQKISLPADLARLFPGFKNMIGTAVIDLQANLHAPRGVPEIPLRFHLQDVNVRHPSSQTTLIGGTLTLNFDDLLTFRSKPNQELGFSRLQLGAVHLERADIRYQVEGKERLFVEGGRLEWAGGRIGVHAFRINPAMQDVSIELYCDRVQLAQALAQLGVQQVQGDGTVNGRIPLRYHKGALTFDNGFLYSTPGEGGTLRIESAEMLLAGIPKDSSQFGHLDLASEALKDFNYEWAKIRLNTQGELLILTLDLDGKPSRALPFTYRQDLGGFGRVSADSPGSVFQGIRLNVNFRLPLDRILQYRRLYELIKQGG from the coding sequence ATGCCTCAGGATGCGGCTTCACCTTCACGGCCGGTTGCATCTCGTGCCGGCAGGACTTTACGGATTTTGGCCCTGGTGGGTCTTGTGGTTTTGCTGCTGTGGTGTGGATTGAGCCACCTTTTACTCTGGCTGGGCCGAAACCTGGCTCTGCCCATGCTGCAGCGGGCTCTGGCAGGGGCAACCCTGGAAGTGGATTTGCGTCGGTTGGATCTCGCGGGCCTGGAGACCGGTATGTTTCGTCTGGGTACCGAGGGAGGTCTCCGATGGCGAGCTGCAAGGGTGGATTGGACCTTACCGGGTGTGTTGCGTGGCCGTTTGGATCGTGTGGAACTCTTGGGTGTGGAAATACAACCGGCGCATGACGAGCGTGGTTGGCATGTGCCGGGGCTGGACTTTTCTTCGGCCCCTGGCCATGGTGGAAACCGATCCTTCATTCGAGCCATTGCGGAGGTGACCGCCCAAGGTCAAATCTTGCTACCCGAAGAAACTCGTCTGGTGATTCCTTTTTCGGGGCACGGCCGCCTTGATCCCCATCTCCTTGAATTTCATAGCAGCCTGATCGTGGCTGGTCAGGAGCTCGCGCTGACACTGGAGGCTGATCCAAAATTAGGTTCGGGGCGCTTGGCCTTTCAGCTTCCCCAGTTGTCCCTGGCACGGCTGACCGCTCTTTTTCCGAAACTGAATGTTCCTGTCAGCGGACATATCGCCGCGGATCTTGAAGCCTTGTTGTCCCCGCAGCAGTTTCCGCGCCTTCATGGCCGAGTGCACGTGGATTCAGCGGTAGCCGCTTTCGACTTCGGGAGGATCGCTCAAAAAGGACGCCTGGAGCTTAACTTTTCCTGGGAGGATTCGCCGGCGTTTTCCCTGTCCCCTTTGTTTTTGGAAAGCCCTTGGCCCATGGTGTTGACGGTACGGAAACCGATGGTGGCTGCCGACTTGAAAAGCCTGAGCTGTTCATGGGAGGCGGCTTGGACTTCATGGCCGGGCATGGCCCTAGAAGAGCCTCTGCTCATTAAGGGAGACCTGCATGGGGCTCGATCGACCACGGGCTGGATGGCTCGGCTCACGGGGGAATCCCAAGCATTTCAAGGGCGATGGCCTGGGTTTTCAAACGTTGGTGTGCATGCAGAGCCGCTCTCTTTTGTCGTCGAAATAAACCACGAAGACGTCGAGACAAAGCTGCATGCTGTTATCAGTGCACCGAAGCTTACCTTGACCAGGGACTCGGTGCGAGCCGATTTGAAAGGGCTGCGATTGGAATTTCGAGGCTCATTCGATGCCGCTTCACACCATGCACGTGTCGTTTTTAGTGTGGCGGGACTTGAAGGCGATGTTTCGGGGTTTTCCATGACCGGCACCGAGCTCACGGGTCACGTGGATGCGATCTTTCAAGAGACCATGTCCATCAACGCCCTCCTGGACGCGACCCTTCGGGCGAGGTTTCAGGAAACCATAGCCGAGGTTGGGCTGCACTTACCTTTGTCCTGGCCTGATCCTTCATCCAAAGCCGGACGACTGGATCTGACAGCGGCTTGGAAAAACGTGGATCTTGCTAGGATCGACGGGGTTTTGAAGCAGAATAAAGCCGGGTTGGATTTGGACGGCACGATCTTCTTTCCTCTTGTGAAAGGGCGGGGCAGCGTAAAAGCTCATGTCTCTCCTTTGGTTCTTCAAGAAAGCACGCTCCAGATTCGAGCCTTCCAAAAAATTTCTCTACCCGCAGATCTGGCTCGCCTTTTCCCGGGTTTTAAAAACATGATCGGAACCGCTGTCATCGATCTTCAGGCGAACCTTCACGCGCCTCGAGGAGTTCCCGAAATCCCCTTGCGTTTCCATCTTCAGGATGTAAACGTGCGTCATCCTTCATCCCAAACGACCCTTATTGGAGGCACATTGACTCTGAATTTTGACGATCTGCTGACTTTTCGATCCAAACCGAACCAGGAGCTGGGCTTTAGCCGGCTGCAACTGGGAGCTGTGCATCTGGAGCGGGCGGACATCCGATACCAGGTGGAAGGGAAAGAAAGACTTTTTGTGGAAGGGGGGCGTCTTGAATGGGCCGGCGGGAGGATTGGAGTCCATGCTTTTCGCATCAACCCAGCAATGCAGGATGTGTCCATAGAACTCTATTGCGACCGAGTGCAGCTTGCCCAAGCTCTCGCTCAACTAGGCGTGCAACAGGTGCAGGGCGACGGCACGGTCAATGGCCGTATTCCTCTCCGCTATCACAAAGGAGCCCTGACCTTTGACAATGGTTTTCTCTACTCCACACCCGGTGAAGGAGGCACTCTGCGTATTGAAAGCGCCGAAATGCTTCTGGCGGGTATTCCGAAGGATTCCTCTCAGTTCGGGCACCTTGATCTGGCCTCCGAAGCCCTGAAGGATTTCAATTACGAGTGGGCGAAAATCCGGCTGAACACCCAGGGTGAACTATTGATTTTGACGCTGGATCTAGACGGCAAACCCAGTCGTGCCTTACCTTTTACCTACAGGCAGGACCTCGGCGGTTTTGGCAGGGTTTCGGCGGACTCCCCGGGATCCGTGTTTCAGGGCATTCGACTGAATGTGAACTTTCGGCTCCCTTTGGACCGGATTCTGCAATACCGCCGCCTATACGAACTCATCAAACAAGGAGGTTGA
- a CDS encoding SPFH domain-containing protein: protein MTPGLILALIFLVLVLVTIIMGVRTVLQGDKFVVERLGKYHKTLTPGLHLIIPYMDTVAYKVPTKDLVLDIPSQEVITRDNAVIVANAVAYIDIVSPEKAVYGVENDILAIQNLVQTSLRAIIGEMDLDDALSSREVIKAKLKEAISDDIADWGITVKTVEIQDIAPSQTMQKAMEEQAAAERQRRATVTRAEGEKTAAVLQAEGRLEASRRDAEAKIVLAEANKKAIQLIVEAARDNPLPLMFILGERYVESVKALAESQNAKVVALPADLPAALRGIMGTKTWSLPLLEAPIPSMTTSLKGRSVAGLRE from the coding sequence ATGACACCCGGATTGATTCTTGCTCTGATATTTCTCGTTCTGGTTCTCGTAACTATCATTATGGGGGTGCGAACCGTTCTCCAAGGCGATAAATTTGTCGTGGAAAGGCTGGGAAAATACCACAAGACCCTAACGCCAGGACTTCATCTGATTATTCCCTATATGGACACGGTGGCCTACAAGGTCCCTACCAAAGACTTGGTGCTGGATATTCCATCCCAGGAAGTCATCACTCGAGACAACGCGGTCATCGTAGCCAATGCGGTCGCTTACATCGATATCGTCTCGCCGGAAAAAGCTGTATACGGTGTGGAAAACGACATTCTCGCCATTCAAAACCTTGTGCAGACGTCCTTGCGTGCCATCATCGGGGAGATGGACCTGGATGATGCTTTATCTTCGCGGGAAGTCATCAAGGCCAAACTCAAGGAAGCCATTTCCGACGATATCGCCGATTGGGGCATCACCGTTAAAACCGTTGAGATTCAAGACATCGCGCCCTCTCAAACCATGCAAAAGGCGATGGAAGAACAGGCAGCGGCTGAACGGCAACGCCGGGCGACGGTCACACGGGCCGAAGGGGAAAAAACCGCTGCCGTTTTGCAAGCCGAAGGACGTCTTGAAGCTTCCCGGCGGGATGCCGAAGCGAAGATTGTTCTGGCTGAGGCAAACAAGAAAGCCATTCAGTTGATTGTGGAGGCTGCTCGAGACAACCCGCTGCCTCTCATGTTCATTTTAGGGGAACGTTACGTGGAAAGCGTGAAAGCGCTCGCGGAATCTCAGAACGCAAAAGTTGTCGCTCTTCCGGCGGATTTGCCGGCTGCGCTTCGCGGCATCATGGGAACAAAAACCTGGTCGTTGCCACTTCTGGAAGCACCGATACCTAGCATGACCACGAGCCTTAAAGGAAGATCTGTGGCAGGCTTGAGAGAATAA
- a CDS encoding NfeD family protein — translation MPYWVWISLGMMLVILKIFVPNFVIVWFGVAAIFVGWLRTVTEPSLTYQLVFWALLSLALLGLLLLFIKPRTADKTKAGLSREAVVGAVGHVMETSVGQRRGKVRFWVPLLGAEEWSCLVHEGKVVAVGDRVQVVDIVGNVLVVCPM, via the coding sequence ATGCCATACTGGGTTTGGATCTCTCTGGGGATGATGCTCGTGATCCTTAAAATCTTTGTCCCCAACTTTGTCATCGTTTGGTTTGGTGTTGCCGCCATCTTCGTGGGATGGCTTCGGACGGTTACAGAACCTTCCCTCACATACCAATTGGTCTTCTGGGCTTTGCTATCCCTTGCCTTGCTGGGACTGTTGCTTCTTTTCATCAAGCCCCGTACGGCTGACAAGACCAAAGCCGGACTGTCCAGGGAAGCTGTCGTGGGAGCCGTGGGTCACGTCATGGAGACGTCGGTAGGACAAAGGCGGGGAAAAGTTCGCTTTTGGGTCCCTCTTCTCGGAGCCGAAGAATGGTCTTGTTTGGTGCACGAGGGAAAAGTCGTGGCGGTAGGAGACCGAGTCCAGGTTGTGGATATTGTCGGCAACGTTCTTGTGGTTTGCCCCATGTAA
- a CDS encoding cation:proton antiporter → MHLLNDLLVVFGLGVLVSLICYRLKLPSVVGFLLTGTLAGPHGLGLVQSSEQVEFLAELGVVLLLFSIGLEFSLSELMRIKRIVFLGGGLQVGLTTLTVWAIFRQVVSSEQTALALGFLVALSSTAIVLKILQDRMELDGVHGQMSLGILLFQDVAVVPMMLLIPLLSGREANPLLAWTVLMLKSAGILLLVFAGQRWLLPRVLHRVVMTRSRELFLLTSVLVCFGVAWITSTAGLSLSLGAFLAGLMLSESEYSHQTLANMLPFKDLFTSLFFISVGMILDLSFIAQNAALVTMFTLAALALKGFLCILVVLLMGYPIRVAVASGLVLSQIGEFSFVLCTVCLAHGVLGGAHASLFLCVSTLSMLVTPFLIARAPSWAAKVESLPWPHKIRHGLLADTVKLSSDRKLDLANHLIIVGYGPVGRNLARAARIGQIPYCIVEMNPSTVVSEKKKGEIIFFGDASQPTILEHANVHTARVVVISLADSASVRRITAAVKAQAPAVHLIARTRFLSEMDRLAQLGADEVVPEELETSIEIFSRVLSKYLVPKEDVERVVEEIRAEGYKALSAPYLPSLSWCDIAEALPGVEIRSFRVSPESRAAGKTIGQLGLRKNIGVTVLALGRNGMLMPNPGPDTVLNPGDQTVLIGTTEQLRQAHLLLSHKL, encoded by the coding sequence GTGCATCTTTTGAATGATCTTTTGGTGGTTTTCGGTTTGGGGGTGCTGGTGAGCCTCATCTGTTACCGGCTGAAACTTCCCAGTGTGGTGGGCTTCCTACTCACAGGGACTCTAGCAGGGCCCCATGGACTCGGTTTGGTGCAATCCAGCGAACAGGTGGAGTTTCTGGCTGAATTGGGTGTGGTGCTGCTGTTGTTTTCCATCGGACTTGAATTTTCCCTTTCGGAATTGATGCGCATCAAACGCATCGTCTTTCTTGGAGGCGGATTGCAGGTAGGTCTCACCACTTTGACCGTATGGGCTATTTTTCGACAGGTCGTCAGCAGCGAACAGACCGCCCTCGCCTTGGGATTCCTCGTGGCTCTCAGCAGTACGGCCATCGTCCTCAAAATTCTTCAAGACCGCATGGAACTGGACGGCGTTCATGGGCAGATGAGCCTGGGGATTTTGCTTTTCCAGGACGTCGCGGTGGTCCCCATGATGCTTCTTATTCCCTTGCTTTCCGGCCGTGAGGCTAACCCTCTTCTGGCGTGGACCGTGCTTATGCTGAAATCAGCCGGGATTTTGCTCTTGGTGTTTGCAGGGCAAAGATGGCTTCTGCCTCGAGTGCTTCATCGAGTGGTGATGACGCGAAGCCGAGAGTTGTTCCTTCTGACATCGGTTCTTGTCTGCTTCGGTGTGGCCTGGATCACTTCTACGGCGGGCTTGTCCCTGTCCTTGGGTGCTTTTCTAGCCGGTTTAATGCTTTCTGAATCCGAATACAGCCATCAGACTTTGGCCAACATGCTTCCCTTTAAGGATCTTTTCACAAGTCTTTTTTTTATTTCCGTCGGAATGATCCTTGACCTTTCCTTTATCGCCCAAAACGCGGCACTTGTGACCATGTTTACCCTGGCTGCCTTGGCTTTGAAAGGGTTCCTTTGTATTCTGGTGGTGCTGCTCATGGGCTATCCCATTCGAGTGGCTGTCGCTTCGGGACTGGTGCTTTCTCAAATCGGAGAGTTTTCCTTTGTGCTGTGCACCGTGTGCTTAGCCCACGGTGTTCTCGGCGGGGCTCACGCAAGTTTGTTTCTCTGCGTCTCCACACTGAGCATGTTGGTGACCCCTTTCTTGATCGCTCGAGCCCCATCCTGGGCGGCCAAGGTGGAATCCCTGCCCTGGCCCCACAAGATTCGCCACGGCCTCCTGGCCGATACGGTCAAGCTTTCTTCCGATAGGAAATTGGATCTTGCCAACCATCTCATTATTGTGGGTTACGGCCCCGTGGGGCGCAATCTGGCTCGAGCCGCTCGCATCGGTCAAATTCCATACTGTATCGTGGAAATGAATCCTTCCACGGTTGTTTCCGAAAAGAAAAAAGGGGAAATTATCTTTTTCGGTGATGCCTCTCAGCCCACCATCTTGGAACATGCCAACGTGCACACGGCTCGCGTAGTGGTGATTTCCTTGGCGGATTCGGCCTCGGTGCGGCGCATCACAGCAGCCGTCAAGGCTCAGGCTCCTGCGGTGCATCTCATTGCGCGCACTCGGTTTCTTTCTGAAATGGATCGGTTGGCGCAATTGGGCGCCGATGAAGTCGTACCTGAAGAACTGGAAACTTCCATAGAGATTTTCAGCCGTGTGCTCAGCAAATATCTGGTTCCCAAAGAGGATGTGGAACGGGTAGTGGAGGAAATTCGTGCAGAAGGGTATAAGGCCTTGAGCGCTCCATATTTGCCGAGCCTTAGTTGGTGCGACATTGCCGAGGCCTTGCCCGGTGTGGAAATTCGATCTTTTCGAGTGTCTCCCGAGTCACGGGCGGCCGGGAAAACCATCGGGCAATTAGGACTGCGTAAAAACATCGGTGTGACTGTTCTGGCTTTGGGCCGAAACGGAATGCTGATGCCCAATCCTGGACCTGATACGGTTTTAAACCCAGGGGACCAGACGGTGCTCATAGGTACGACGGAGCAACTTCGCCAAGCTCACTTGCTTCTCTCCCACAAATTGTGA
- a CDS encoding PhzF family phenazine biosynthesis protein — translation MKGVKMQLYQVDAFTDVLFRGNPAAVCPLKDQWLPDKTMQDIAFENNLSETAFFLPVESGYAIRWFTPRVEVALCGHATLASAHVLFHHLGYKEKIVAFHSKSGLLTVTRQGDLLAMNFPKDTLTPIPLSDEITACFSARPLKALKGKTDYLIVFESEKDIRDLQPNLERLAQLPARGVIVTAPGDHVDFVSRFFAPKVGVNEDPVTGSAHTSLVPYWKEVLQKTSFHALQVSARGGELFCRDLGDRVEIAGKAKTYLVGEILFF, via the coding sequence ATGAAAGGGGTGAAAATGCAACTCTATCAGGTGGATGCTTTTACGGACGTGCTGTTTCGAGGTAATCCGGCGGCGGTGTGCCCTTTGAAAGACCAGTGGTTGCCGGACAAAACGATGCAAGATATTGCTTTCGAAAATAACCTTTCGGAGACGGCTTTTTTCCTTCCCGTGGAAAGCGGCTATGCTATTCGCTGGTTTACGCCCAGGGTTGAAGTAGCCCTGTGCGGACATGCCACGTTGGCTTCAGCTCATGTGCTTTTCCACCACCTAGGTTACAAGGAAAAGATTGTGGCGTTTCACTCAAAAAGCGGCCTTCTGACGGTCACCCGTCAAGGTGACCTTTTGGCCATGAATTTTCCCAAGGACACTCTGACACCCATACCCTTGTCCGACGAGATCACAGCCTGCTTTTCCGCAAGGCCATTAAAGGCGTTGAAGGGTAAGACGGATTATCTGATCGTCTTTGAATCGGAAAAGGATATTCGTGATCTTCAACCGAATCTGGAGCGCCTCGCCCAATTGCCGGCTCGTGGCGTGATCGTTACGGCTCCAGGAGATCACGTGGATTTCGTGTCGCGGTTTTTTGCGCCTAAAGTGGGTGTGAATGAAGATCCCGTGACGGGATCGGCTCACACATCCCTGGTGCCTTATTGGAAAGAGGTGCTCCAGAAAACGTCTTTTCATGCGCTTCAGGTTTCGGCTCGAGGCGGTGAGCTCTTTTGTCGGGATTTGGGCGATCGAGTGGAAATCGCCGGAAAAGCCAAAACCTACCTTGTGGGCGAAATCCTGTTCTTCTGA
- a CDS encoding ChaN family lipoprotein, which yields MKHDRGRRLILIFFLSVSFGLWGCAGLEKSREGAFVHVLPFKPEIHDIVNLHTGKKISFEELLSELEKMRVIYVGEVHARASDHEIQRRIVEGLWERGKNIGVGVEMLPRSTQGDLDRWVEGNLDETSFLNAVLWEDNWGFPFALYRPVFALAREKSIPMRALNAPPAVVRKVSRQGLASLNAEERRSIAGHFYLDDEVYRSYVEKEFKAHVPGSIRDLQAFYEAQLVWDETMAETIAMWLVQEPFRQVVVLAGKGHVNQRFGIPERVRRRVEHRYAVVIPVAINEEPDQVTAEVADFLVVTAAQKPFEGHGRRLGVRLERNPKGDGLRVVEVVSGSRADLAGFQAGDMIMAVDGESVRDLESLHRLFQRPVPEMVFTLDRDGRTITIPVRFEP from the coding sequence ATGAAACATGACAGAGGAAGGCGGTTGATTCTGATCTTTTTTCTAAGCGTTTCGTTTGGCCTTTGGGGTTGTGCGGGTCTAGAGAAATCCCGTGAAGGGGCGTTCGTCCATGTTTTACCCTTCAAGCCGGAGATTCACGACATCGTGAACCTTCATACGGGAAAGAAAATCAGCTTCGAGGAATTGCTCTCGGAGTTGGAAAAGATGCGGGTCATCTATGTGGGGGAAGTCCACGCAAGGGCTTCGGATCATGAAATTCAGCGACGTATTGTGGAAGGACTTTGGGAGCGTGGCAAAAATATTGGTGTGGGTGTGGAAATGCTTCCGCGATCCACCCAAGGCGATTTGGACCGATGGGTAGAAGGAAATCTCGATGAGACATCTTTTCTGAATGCGGTCCTTTGGGAAGACAACTGGGGCTTTCCTTTTGCCCTGTATCGGCCCGTTTTTGCCTTGGCTCGAGAAAAATCCATCCCCATGCGGGCTCTCAATGCACCTCCGGCAGTGGTGCGAAAGGTGTCGCGACAAGGCCTGGCGTCTCTAAATGCTGAGGAACGCCGTTCCATTGCCGGACACTTTTATCTGGACGATGAGGTGTATCGATCCTATGTGGAAAAGGAATTCAAGGCTCATGTGCCTGGAAGCATTCGAGATCTGCAAGCTTTCTATGAGGCGCAGCTTGTGTGGGATGAAACCATGGCCGAAACCATAGCGATGTGGTTGGTGCAGGAACCTTTTCGGCAAGTGGTGGTGCTGGCCGGAAAAGGGCATGTCAATCAAAGGTTCGGGATTCCCGAAAGGGTACGTCGTCGTGTGGAACATCGTTATGCCGTGGTCATACCTGTGGCGATTAATGAAGAACCGGATCAGGTCACGGCGGAAGTAGCCGATTTTTTGGTGGTAACGGCTGCGCAAAAACCTTTCGAAGGCCATGGGCGGCGTCTGGGTGTGCGCCTGGAACGGAATCCAAAGGGGGATGGGCTGCGCGTGGTGGAAGTGGTTTCGGGCAGTCGAGCCGACCTGGCCGGATTTCAAGCCGGGGACATGATTATGGCGGTGGACGGAGAATCGGTGAGGGATTTGGAAAGTCTGCATCGGCTTTTTCAGAGGCCGGTTCCCGAAATGGTGTTTACACTGGATCGGGACGGTCGCACCATCACGATACCCGTTCGTTTTGAACCTTAA
- the mutY gene encoding A/G-specific adenine glycosylase, whose amino-acid sequence MGNPRQTSSCNPSRAQNASIGIALVAWFVQNQRPLPWRKHYDPYAVWISEVMLQQTQMSKVIPYYEHWMARFPDVRAVAEASLDALLQAWEGLGYYRRVQHIKKAAQIILEEYQGKIPSDEASLRRLPGIGSYTAAAVASLAFGCDVPVLDGNAQRVSARLLDWSLPVSDPRSDKMFREALKEWMPSGRSREFNQAVMELGSLVCTPRNPRCDQCPVALWCRARTAGTVSIRPVKSNRVAVSPVTVAVGVLRNNGKVFIQKRPPNGLMAGLWEFPGGKAEKDETLEEAVRREFMEELGVRVSIVEKITEIRHAVTRFRMHLHAFHCVLDPADQTIALRAATEGRWVRLDALDQYAFPSANRRLIRLLQSAKEESP is encoded by the coding sequence ATGGGGAACCCGCGCCAAACTTCGAGCTGCAATCCTTCCAGAGCGCAGAATGCATCCATCGGAATCGCCCTTGTGGCTTGGTTTGTTCAAAACCAGAGGCCTCTTCCCTGGCGAAAACACTACGATCCTTATGCCGTGTGGATCTCGGAAGTCATGCTGCAACAGACCCAGATGTCCAAGGTGATACCGTATTATGAACATTGGATGGCTCGGTTTCCCGACGTGCGGGCCGTGGCGGAAGCTTCGCTGGATGCATTGCTTCAAGCGTGGGAGGGGCTCGGTTATTACCGACGCGTCCAGCACATCAAAAAGGCGGCGCAGATCATTCTGGAAGAATATCAAGGAAAGATTCCTTCCGATGAAGCATCTTTGCGCCGCCTTCCGGGCATTGGTTCTTATACGGCCGCTGCCGTGGCCAGTCTTGCCTTTGGCTGTGATGTTCCCGTTCTGGACGGCAATGCGCAGAGGGTGAGCGCTCGATTGTTAGATTGGTCCCTGCCCGTCTCGGATCCCCGAAGTGACAAGATGTTTCGAGAAGCTCTAAAGGAATGGATGCCCTCAGGCCGATCTCGGGAATTCAATCAAGCCGTCATGGAACTTGGATCCTTGGTGTGTACACCTCGAAACCCTCGATGCGACCAGTGTCCTGTAGCCCTGTGGTGCCGCGCTCGCACCGCGGGAACGGTATCGATTCGACCTGTAAAGTCAAACCGGGTTGCCGTAAGCCCCGTGACGGTGGCCGTGGGTGTCTTGAGGAACAACGGAAAAGTTTTCATTCAAAAAAGACCGCCGAATGGGCTCATGGCAGGACTGTGGGAGTTTCCTGGAGGCAAGGCCGAAAAGGACGAAACGCTGGAGGAGGCGGTACGGCGCGAGTTTATGGAGGAGCTTGGGGTGAGGGTTTCAATCGTAGAAAAAATTACGGAGATTCGCCATGCGGTGACCCGCTTTCGTATGCACCTGCATGCCTTTCACTGTGTTCTGGATCCCGCCGACCAGACAATAGCACTGCGTGCAGCTACCGAGGGGAGATGGGTTCGCCTTGACGCTTTGGATCAGTATGCATTCCCTTCGGCCAACCGGCGCCTGATTCGCCTCCTGCAGTCCGCCAAGGAGGAATCTCCGTGA